One region of Lates calcarifer isolate ASB-BC8 unplaced genomic scaffold, TLL_Latcal_v3 _unitig_2573_quiver_3732, whole genome shotgun sequence genomic DNA includes:
- the LOC108892953 gene encoding Fc receptor-like A: MSHCSDWWRMTGFTCNMMLSWYDTAVYWCESGSGEFSNAVNITASYYTNIVLVSPVHPVAEGDSVTLGCVLRTDDSLSNVTFYKNGKLVQNDDRGELNISAVSKSDEGFYKCEYSGSESSESWMSVKLSRSSFPVPLIIGLVSGIILITLLPLLLLCWYRKSTNTYCNSLLQSQRNNQSSATDQDENQQPVYSSLSHGQLSI; this comes from the exons ATGTCACACTGCTCTGACTGGTGGAGAATGACTGGATTCACATGTAACATGATGCTTTCCTGGTATGATACTGCAGTGTACTGGTGTGAGTCTGGATCAGGAGAATTCAGCAACGCAGTCAACATCACTGCAAGTT ATTATACCAATATTGTCCTGGTGAGCCCTGTCCATCCTGTGGCTGAGGGGGATTCTGTTACTCTTGGCTGCGTATTGAGAACAGACGACTCACTTTCCAATGTCACTTTTTACAAAAATGGCAAACTCGTCCAAAATGATGACAGGGGGGAGCTGAATATCTCTGCAGTGTCAAAGTCAGATGAAGGTTTCTACAAGTGTGAATATTCAGGAAGTGAGTCATCAGAGAGCTGGATGTCAGTAAAAT TGTCTCGCTCTTCATTTCCTGTGCCGCTAATCATTGGACTGGTCAGTGGTATCATACTGATCACTCTACTCCCACTGCTACTGTTGTGCTGGTACAGAAAATCAACGA ATACATATTGTAACAG CCTCCTCCAGTCTCAGAGAAACAATCAGAGCTCTGCTACAGACCAAGATGAAAATCAACAGCCAGTATACTCGTCTCTTTCTCACGGTCAGCTGTCTATCTAA